One stretch of Zonotrichia leucophrys gambelii isolate GWCS_2022_RI unplaced genomic scaffold, RI_Zleu_2.0 Scaffold_281_67234, whole genome shotgun sequence DNA includes these proteins:
- the CDK20 gene encoding cyclin-dependent kinase 20: MPRGMEQYIVLGRIGEGAHGVVFKAKHRETGELVALKKVPLRRPEEGLPPQTLREIKALREMEAHPHVIRLRAAFAQGPAVVLALELLVGDLGGLLRAAPAPLPPARVRALLAMTLRGLGHVHGQRLVHRDLKPANLLLDSAGRLKLADFGLARVLGPPSGRPYSHQVATRWYRAPELLYGARHYDEGVDLWAVGCIFGELLTLSPLFPGENDIEQLCCVLGALGTPSARDWPELSQLPDFPKLRFRPRAAPPLQLLVPGADPAALDLLRQLLRYRARLRPRAHQALLHPFFFGPQELSPPPPPGGPRQPPEFSLDTALELPPRGALGPLPTMGDPH; this comes from the exons ATGCCCCGCGGCATGGAGCAGTACATCGTGCTGGGCCGCATCGGGGAGGGCGCGCACGGCGTCGTGTTCAAGGCCAAGCACCGCGAG acCGGGGAGCTGGTGGCCCTCAAGAAGGTTCCGCTGCGGCGCCCCGAGGAGGGGCTGCCCCCACAGACCCTGCGCGAGATCAAAGCCCTGCGCGAGATGGAGGCCCACCCCCAT gtgatCCGTCTCCGCGCCGCCTTCGCCCAGGGCCCCGCCGTGGTtctggccctggagctgctcgtGGGGGACCTGGGGGGGCTCCTgcgggcggccccggccccgctgcccccggcccgGGTGCGGGCCCTGCTGGCCATGACCCTGCGGGGGCTGGGCCACGTGCACGGCCAGCGCCTGGTGCACAGG gaccTCAAGCCGGCCAATCTGCTGCTGGACAGCGCCGGGCGCCTCAAGCTGGCGGATTTCGGGCTGGCGCGGGTGCTGGGCCCGCCCTCGGGGCGCCCCTACAGCCACCAGGTGGCCACCAG GTGGTACCGAGCCCCCGAGCTGCTCTACGGCGCCCGGCACTACGACGAGGGCGTGGATCTGTG ggccgTGGGCTGCATTTTCGGGGAGCTGCTGACGCTGTCGCCGCTGTTCCCGGGGGAGAACGACATCGAGCAGCTGTGCTGCGTGCTGGGAGCGCTGGGAACGCCCAGCGCCCGCGACTGGCcg GAGCTGTCGCAGCTGCCGGATTTCCCCAAGCTGCGGTTCCGGCCGCGGGCGGCGCCgccgctgcagctgctggtgccggGCGCTGACCCCGCGGCGCTGGACCTGCTGCGGCAGCTGCTGCGCTACCGGGCACGGCTGAGGCCCCGGGCACACCAG gccctgctgcaccCCTTTTTCTTCGGGCCGCAGGAGCTGagcccccccccgcccccgggggggccccggcaGCCCCCCGAGTTCAGCCTGGACACGGCGCTGGAGCTGCCCCCCCGCGGggccctgggacccctccccacaatGGGGGACCCCCATTGA